From a single Bradyrhizobium sediminis genomic region:
- a CDS encoding LptA/OstA family protein, which produces MMMFSPSSSSTRRIAHYLGAAVGALALMSAGEAGAQSAVQGVPNAMQGFSQNRDQPIQIEAASLEMRDKKKEATFAGNVKVVQGDTTMTSKSLVVFYDSTSSPSAPAANAKAAGSKSAKSAPMQSATPGPGGSSSIRRLEARGNVVVTQKDQVVTGETAVFDTRANMITMLGGIVLTQGKNVLRGDRLMVDMATGVSRVESDSGRVQGLFISSGGQGTPAIPGMPSSTPAPGSGSSNKPK; this is translated from the coding sequence ATGATGATGTTTTCTCCGAGCAGCAGTTCGACCAGGCGGATCGCGCATTACCTCGGCGCGGCCGTTGGCGCGCTGGCGCTGATGTCGGCCGGTGAAGCCGGCGCGCAGAGCGCGGTGCAGGGCGTGCCCAACGCGATGCAGGGTTTTTCGCAGAACCGCGACCAGCCGATCCAGATCGAAGCCGCTTCGCTGGAGATGCGCGACAAGAAGAAGGAAGCGACCTTCGCCGGCAATGTGAAGGTGGTGCAGGGCGACACCACCATGACGTCCAAATCGCTGGTGGTGTTCTACGATTCGACCTCGTCGCCATCAGCGCCGGCCGCCAATGCGAAGGCCGCCGGTTCGAAGTCGGCCAAATCGGCGCCGATGCAGTCCGCAACTCCCGGTCCCGGCGGCAGCTCGTCGATCCGCCGGCTCGAGGCGAGAGGCAACGTGGTGGTGACCCAGAAGGATCAGGTGGTGACCGGTGAAACCGCCGTGTTCGACACCAGGGCCAACATGATCACCATGCTCGGCGGCATCGTCCTGACCCAGGGCAAGAATGTGCTGCGTGGCGACCGGTTGATGGTGGACATGGCGACCGGCGTCTCGCGGGTGGAATCCGACAGCGGGCGCGTCCAGGGGCTGTTCATCTCATCCGGCGGCCAGGGAACTCCGGCGATCCCGGGAATGCCGTCTTCGACGCCGGCTCCCGGATCAGGTTCCTCTAATAAACCAAAATAA
- the lptC gene encoding LPS export ABC transporter periplasmic protein LptC — MNSVQNPPYQAGMDARFAIAARHSRMVRVLRIAVPATVVVAMTAIVFVSVYNPFRMLLPKLPVDIGNLVVSGTKITMESPHMSGYTPDQRPYEVWAKTATQDLTVPDRVDLRTLRAKVLMEDRTTNITLDASTGLFDSKAQLLDLRKDIFLQSSSGYEARLSQALVDIGKSTVTSEEHVDVKLLNGTLSADRLRITNGGEVVRFEGNVVMNLVMDSPDPNVSAAPEPAPQPARTRSLSGKNANPK, encoded by the coding sequence GTGAATTCGGTTCAGAACCCACCCTATCAGGCCGGCATGGACGCGCGCTTCGCGATCGCGGCGCGCCACAGCCGGATGGTGCGGGTGCTGCGGATCGCGGTACCGGCCACCGTGGTGGTGGCGATGACGGCGATCGTCTTCGTCTCGGTCTACAATCCGTTCCGCATGCTGTTGCCGAAGCTGCCGGTCGACATCGGAAACCTCGTGGTTTCCGGCACCAAGATCACGATGGAATCGCCGCATATGTCCGGCTACACGCCGGATCAGCGGCCCTACGAGGTGTGGGCCAAGACCGCGACCCAGGACCTCACCGTTCCGGATCGCGTCGATCTCCGGACGCTGCGCGCCAAGGTGTTGATGGAAGACCGCACCACCAACATCACGCTGGACGCCAGCACCGGGCTGTTCGATTCCAAGGCGCAGCTGTTGGACCTGCGCAAGGATATCTTCCTGCAATCCTCCTCCGGCTATGAAGCCCGGCTGTCGCAGGCGCTGGTCGATATCGGCAAGAGCACGGTGACATCGGAAGAGCATGTCGACGTCAAGCTGCTCAATGGAACGCTGAGCGCCGACCGGCTCAGGATCACCAATGGCGGCGAGGTCGTGCGGTTCGAAGGCAACGTCGTGATGAATCTGGTCATGGACAGCCCCGACCCCAATGTCTCCGCCGCGCCCGAGCCGGCCCCTCAACCTGCAAGGACACGGTCCCTGTCCGGCAAGAACGCCAACCCGAAATGA
- a CDS encoding ribonuclease D, which produces MTIRLHRGDLPDLTRYTDSVAIDTETMGLNPHRDRLCVVQLSNGDGSADVVQIPKDSTDAPNLKALLANPKVTKIFHFARFDLAALYNAFGVMPQPVYCTKIASRLCRTYTDRHGLKDLVREVLNVDLSKQQQSSDWGAQSLSEAQLAYAASDVLHLHGLRERLDGMLAREGRAELARACFDFLPMRAKLDLQGWEAEDIFSHS; this is translated from the coding sequence ATGACCATCCGCCTGCATCGCGGCGATCTGCCCGATCTCACCCGCTACACCGACTCGGTGGCGATCGATACCGAGACCATGGGGCTCAATCCGCATCGCGACCGGCTCTGCGTGGTGCAGCTGTCGAACGGCGACGGCAGCGCCGACGTGGTGCAGATCCCCAAGGACAGCACCGACGCGCCGAACCTGAAGGCGCTCTTGGCCAATCCGAAGGTGACGAAGATATTTCACTTCGCCCGCTTCGATCTCGCCGCACTCTACAACGCCTTCGGCGTGATGCCGCAGCCGGTGTACTGCACCAAGATCGCTTCCAGGCTCTGCCGCACCTATACCGATCGCCACGGCCTGAAGGACCTGGTGCGCGAGGTGCTCAATGTCGATCTGTCGAAGCAGCAGCAGTCGAGCGACTGGGGCGCGCAGTCGCTGAGCGAGGCGCAGCTGGCCTATGCCGCTTCCGACGTGCTGCATCTGCACGGCCTGCGCGAACGCCTCGACGGCATGCTGGCGCGGGAAGGCCGTGCGGAACTCGCCCGGGCCTGTTTCGACTTCCTGCCGATGCGGGCCAAACTCGACCTGCAGGGCTGGGAGGCCGAGGACATCTTTTCGCATTCCTGA
- a CDS encoding complex I NDUFA9 subunit family protein, translating to MASNLDTLVTVFGGSGFLGRSVVRALAKRDYRIRVAVRRPELAGHLQPLGRVGQIHAVQANLRYPASVEAAMRDSHVAINLVGILTEGGAQTFDAVQGSGAGAVARAAGAAGARMVHVSAIGADENSLSGYGRSKAAGEKAVLSAVPSATILRPSIMFGPEDQFTNRFAALATVSPVLPLIGGGLTRLQPVYVGDVATAIADAVDGKTKAGATYELGGQEVLTMREIIEFILATIERRRVLVSLSFGLAKLQALLLQFAPGALKLTPDQVELLRSDNVVSDAAKAAGLTLEGLGITADSLEAIAPQYLWRFRRTGQFAHRGA from the coding sequence ATGGCATCGAATCTGGACACGCTGGTCACGGTTTTCGGAGGATCGGGCTTTCTGGGGCGAAGCGTGGTCCGGGCGCTGGCCAAGCGCGATTACCGGATCCGGGTCGCGGTGCGGCGGCCCGAGCTGGCCGGGCATCTGCAGCCGCTCGGCCGGGTCGGCCAGATCCATGCCGTCCAGGCCAATCTGCGCTACCCGGCGTCGGTCGAGGCCGCCATGCGCGATTCCCACGTCGCCATCAATCTGGTCGGCATCCTGACCGAGGGCGGCGCCCAGACCTTCGACGCGGTGCAGGGCTCGGGCGCCGGTGCGGTCGCCAGGGCGGCGGGCGCGGCCGGCGCGCGGATGGTGCACGTCTCGGCGATCGGCGCCGACGAGAATTCGCTGTCGGGTTACGGCCGCTCCAAGGCGGCAGGCGAAAAGGCGGTGCTGTCGGCCGTCCCCTCGGCCACCATCCTGCGGCCGTCGATCATGTTCGGCCCTGAGGATCAGTTCACCAACCGATTCGCCGCGCTGGCGACGGTGTCGCCGGTGCTGCCGCTGATCGGCGGCGGCCTGACCAGGCTGCAGCCGGTCTATGTCGGCGACGTCGCCACCGCGATCGCGGATGCCGTCGACGGCAAGACCAAAGCCGGCGCGACCTACGAGCTCGGCGGCCAGGAAGTGCTGACGATGCGCGAAATCATCGAATTCATCCTGGCGACCATCGAGCGCAGGCGCGTGCTGGTGTCGCTTTCGTTCGGGCTGGCGAAATTACAGGCGCTGTTGCTGCAGTTCGCGCCGGGGGCGCTGAAGCTGACGCCGGATCAGGTGGAGCTATTGCGCTCGGACAATGTGGTGTCGGACGCAGCGAAGGCCGCCGGCCTGACGCTGGAGGGTCTCGGGATCACAGCCGATTCGCTGGAAGCCATCGCGCCGCAATATCTCTGGCGCTTCCGCAGGACAGGACAGTTCGCGCACCGGGGCGCGTGA
- a CDS encoding undecaprenyl-diphosphate phosphatase: MMSDAVRAIILGIVEGVTEFIPVSSTGHLLLAERFFDLGEGPFWKSFAILIQLGAILAIVALYFFKLWRIALGMFTDPYARRFVIGVLVAFLPAAVIGAAAGSYIKAFLFNPWVVCFSLIVGGAILLWIDQLEFDPHEHDATTFPLPMYLWIGIAQCMAMIPGVSRSGATIVGAMLLGADKRAAAEFSFFLAIPTMVGAFVYDLYKSRGEMTMDHAGIVAIGFVVSFITAMIVVKTFLTYVTRHGFTLFAWWRVIVGTLGLMALAMGR; this comes from the coding sequence ATGATGTCTGATGCAGTGAGGGCGATCATTCTCGGCATCGTCGAGGGCGTCACCGAATTCATTCCGGTGTCCTCGACGGGACATCTGCTGCTGGCGGAACGGTTCTTCGATCTCGGCGAAGGCCCGTTCTGGAAGAGTTTCGCGATCCTGATTCAACTCGGCGCGATTCTGGCGATCGTCGCGCTTTATTTCTTCAAATTGTGGCGGATCGCGCTCGGCATGTTCACGGATCCCTATGCGCGCCGGTTCGTGATCGGGGTGCTGGTGGCGTTCCTGCCCGCGGCCGTGATCGGGGCTGCGGCCGGCAGCTACATCAAGGCCTTCCTGTTCAATCCGTGGGTGGTGTGTTTCTCGCTGATCGTCGGCGGCGCGATCCTGTTGTGGATCGATCAGCTCGAGTTCGATCCGCACGAACACGACGCCACCACGTTTCCGCTGCCGATGTATCTCTGGATCGGGATCGCGCAGTGTATGGCGATGATTCCCGGCGTGTCGCGCTCCGGCGCCACCATCGTCGGCGCGATGCTGCTCGGCGCCGACAAGCGCGCGGCGGCGGAGTTTTCCTTCTTCCTCGCGATCCCGACCATGGTCGGCGCCTTCGTCTACGATCTCTACAAGAGCCGCGGCGAGATGACGATGGATCACGCCGGGATCGTCGCGATCGGCTTCGTGGTGTCGTTCATCACCGCGATGATCGTGGTCAAGACATTCCTCACCTACGTCACCCGCCACGGCTTCACGCTGTTCGCCTGGTGGCGCGTCATCGTCGGCACGCTCGGGCTGATGGCGCTGGCGATGGGAAGGTAG
- a CDS encoding glutathione S-transferase family protein — MFTLFHHPFCPQSRFVRLALGEYGLDLRLVEERTWERREAFLALNPAGTTPVLIAEGRPAIPGAGIIAEFLDETHGAVMGERRLMPTSIGERIEVRRLMAWFNDKFFEEASNPLVTERIYKRFMDEQDGGGAPAADVIRAAKANVRYHLAYIGWLAKTRNYLAGDRLTYADLAAAAHLSAIDYLGDVPWVEDDAAKAWYARVKSRPSFRPLLSEWLAGVPASRTYVDLDF, encoded by the coding sequence ATGTTCACGCTGTTTCATCATCCGTTCTGTCCGCAGTCGCGCTTCGTTCGCCTGGCGCTGGGTGAATACGGCCTCGATCTGCGGCTGGTCGAAGAGCGCACCTGGGAGCGGCGCGAGGCTTTTCTCGCCCTCAACCCGGCGGGAACCACGCCGGTCCTGATCGCCGAGGGCCGGCCCGCGATTCCCGGCGCCGGAATCATCGCCGAATTTCTCGACGAAACCCACGGCGCCGTCATGGGCGAACGCCGGCTGATGCCGACGTCGATCGGCGAACGGATCGAAGTGCGCCGGCTGATGGCCTGGTTCAACGACAAGTTTTTCGAGGAGGCCTCCAATCCGCTGGTGACCGAGCGCATCTACAAGCGCTTCATGGACGAGCAGGACGGCGGCGGCGCGCCGGCGGCGGATGTGATCCGCGCGGCGAAGGCGAATGTGCGCTATCATCTGGCCTATATCGGCTGGCTGGCGAAGACCCGGAACTACCTCGCCGGCGACCGGCTGACCTACGCGGACCTCGCCGCCGCGGCGCATCTTTCGGCGATCGATTATCTGGGCGACGTGCCATGGGTCGAGGACGACGCGGCAAAGGCGTGGTACGCGCGGGTGAAATCCAGGCCCTCGTTCCGCCCGCTGTTGAGCGAATGGCTGGCCGGCGTGCCGGCGTCGCGGACCTATGTGGACCTCGACTTCTGA
- the queG gene encoding tRNA epoxyqueuosine(34) reductase QueG has translation MAGRRAGVADLCGPRLLNTRQKLSPAELKIALADQARALGFDCAGIAGPDAIAQAAKHFRDFLDAGAHGDMDWLAAHPERRADPRGLWAEVRSVIMLGVNYGPEQNPLAILEQRTRGAISVYAQGDDYHDLIKKRLKALARWLVATEACDVKVFVDTAAVMEKPLAQAAGLGWQGKHTNLVSREFGSWLFLGAIFTTLELPRDEADTDHCGSCRACLDVCPTSAFPAPYKLDARRCISYLTIENKGPIPHEFRKAIGNRIYGCDDCLAVCPWNKFALVGREAKLAARQALRAPALAELAQLDDPAFRALFTKSPVKRIGRDRFIRNVLIAIGNSTDASLADAAQSLLVDASPLVRGAAVWALSQLMERQEFEALAADALGMETDESVREEWQRA, from the coding sequence ATGGCTGGCCGGCGTGCCGGCGTCGCGGACCTATGTGGACCTCGACTTCTGAACACGCGCCAGAAGCTCTCTCCTGCCGAACTCAAGATTGCCCTCGCCGATCAGGCGCGCGCGCTCGGATTCGATTGCGCCGGCATCGCCGGTCCGGATGCGATCGCGCAAGCCGCGAAGCATTTCCGCGATTTCCTCGACGCCGGCGCGCATGGCGACATGGACTGGCTTGCCGCCCACCCCGAACGCCGCGCCGATCCGCGCGGGCTGTGGGCCGAGGTGCGGTCGGTGATCATGCTCGGGGTCAATTACGGACCCGAGCAAAATCCGCTGGCGATTTTGGAACAGCGCACGCGCGGCGCAATCTCGGTCTATGCGCAGGGCGACGACTATCACGACCTGATCAAGAAGCGGCTGAAGGCGCTGGCGCGATGGCTGGTCGCGACCGAGGCCTGTGATGTCAAGGTGTTCGTCGACACCGCCGCCGTGATGGAAAAGCCGCTGGCGCAGGCGGCCGGACTGGGCTGGCAGGGCAAGCACACCAACCTCGTCTCGCGCGAATTCGGCTCGTGGTTGTTCCTCGGCGCGATCTTCACCACGCTGGAGCTGCCGCGCGACGAAGCCGACACCGACCATTGCGGCTCATGCCGGGCCTGTCTCGATGTCTGCCCGACATCGGCGTTTCCCGCACCCTACAAGCTCGACGCGCGGCGCTGCATCTCCTATCTCACCATCGAGAACAAGGGCCCGATTCCGCACGAATTCAGGAAAGCCATCGGCAACCGCATCTATGGCTGCGACGATTGCCTCGCCGTCTGCCCCTGGAACAAATTCGCGCTGGTCGGGCGCGAGGCCAAACTCGCCGCGCGCCAGGCGCTGCGCGCACCCGCGCTCGCCGAGCTGGCGCAACTCGACGATCCGGCGTTTCGGGCGCTATTCACGAAATCCCCGGTCAAGCGCATCGGCCGTGACCGTTTCATCCGCAATGTGCTGATCGCGATCGGCAATTCAACCGATGCGTCTCTGGCCGATGCGGCGCAAAGCCTGCTCGTCGATGCAAGCCCGCTGGTTCGGGGGGCCGCGGTATGGGCGCTGTCGCAGTTGATGGAACGGCAGGAATTCGAGGCGCTGGCGGCAGATGCTTTGGGAATGGAGACCGACGAGAGCGTGCGCGAGGAGTGGCAGCGCGCCTAG
- a CDS encoding acyl-CoA thioesterase domain-containing protein yields MTNQPFFTKDRDAFIPTQAANGPWDPNSMHGRVVIGLLGFVIEQRHGSDDFVPARLTVDMFRLPNIQTPVEVTTRLVRDGLRIRVVEAEFISGGTSMARASCQLLRRTENAPGNVWSPPNWDAPLPAEIPAPTDPRLGMNGKWTTRPIAGHMGSLGPRRLWMSEVRELVEGVPMTPFVRVATGADFASPFANAGDEGLGYINSDVTIYLHRLPVTRWIGFEVVNHHATDGVAIGECWLYDEQGRIGTSTVAALAQKKPMANPPPR; encoded by the coding sequence ATGACAAACCAGCCCTTCTTCACCAAAGACCGCGACGCCTTCATTCCGACCCAGGCGGCCAATGGCCCCTGGGATCCCAACTCGATGCACGGCCGCGTCGTGATCGGCCTGCTCGGCTTCGTGATCGAACAGCGTCACGGCTCCGACGATTTCGTGCCGGCGCGGCTGACGGTCGACATGTTCCGGCTGCCGAACATCCAGACCCCGGTCGAGGTCACGACCAGGCTCGTCCGCGACGGCTTGCGCATCAGGGTGGTCGAGGCCGAGTTCATCTCCGGTGGCACCAGCATGGCGCGCGCCTCCTGCCAATTGCTGCGGCGAACCGAAAACGCGCCGGGCAATGTCTGGTCGCCGCCGAACTGGGATGCGCCGCTGCCTGCGGAGATTCCCGCGCCGACCGATCCGCGGCTCGGCATGAACGGCAAATGGACCACCCGGCCGATCGCAGGCCACATGGGCTCGCTCGGGCCGCGGCGGCTGTGGATGAGCGAGGTGCGCGAACTCGTCGAGGGCGTGCCGATGACGCCGTTCGTCCGTGTCGCCACGGGCGCGGACTTCGCCAGCCCCTTTGCCAATGCCGGCGATGAGGGCCTCGGCTACATCAACAGCGACGTCACGATCTACCTGCACCGGCTGCCGGTGACGCGATGGATCGGCTTCGAGGTGGTGAACCACCACGCCACCGACGGGGTCGCGATCGGCGAGTGCTGGCTGTACGACGAGCAGGGCCGGATCGGAACCTCGACGGTCGCCGCATTGGCGCAGAAGAAGCCGATGGCGAACCCGCCGCCGCGGTAG
- a CDS encoding nuclear transport factor 2 family protein, protein MNISAMLKSFCDAVERRNGKAFADLFTEDGVYHDVFYGAFEGRAKIAEMIDDWFYRTATDFRWDMHAPVSDGHTLYARYTFSYRSTLPEANGARVMFEGVAIMTLRDGKIAEYHEVANTAPAFVDLNFAPERIARIFARQGAALKARPEMARHLG, encoded by the coding sequence ATGAACATCTCAGCGATGCTCAAATCGTTCTGCGACGCCGTCGAACGGCGCAACGGCAAGGCATTCGCCGATTTGTTCACCGAAGACGGCGTCTACCACGATGTGTTTTACGGCGCGTTCGAGGGCCGCGCCAAAATCGCCGAAATGATCGACGACTGGTTCTACCGCACCGCGACCGATTTCCGCTGGGACATGCACGCGCCGGTCAGCGACGGCCATACGCTCTATGCCCGCTACACCTTCAGCTACCGCTCGACGCTGCCGGAGGCCAACGGCGCGCGCGTGATGTTCGAGGGCGTGGCGATCATGACGCTGCGCGACGGCAAGATCGCGGAGTATCACGAGGTCGCCAACACCGCGCCGGCCTTCGTCGACCTCAACTTCGCGCCGGAACGGATCGCCAGGATATTCGCCAGGCAGGGCGCGGCGCTGAAAGCGCGGCCGGAGATGGCGCGGCATCTGGGCTAG
- a CDS encoding alpha/beta hydrolase yields the protein MTNSAASDQEPVFIEVGEGNGRRRIAVRAREGSAPGLFWLGGFNSDMRGTKALALDTWAAEHGRACVRFDYSGHGESGGAFIDGTIGRWLEESVAVFEQFCTGPQVVIGSSMGGWMALLLAREIAKRPSSRASLAGLVLIAPAPDFTEALMWNNFPTEVKQEIESKGVWLRPSEYGEPYPIARALIEEGRNHLLLGGAIDVGCPVRILQGAQDPDVPWQHAFALAHRLPADDVVLTMIQDGDHRLSRPQDIARMLAAVAEIG from the coding sequence ATGACCAATTCAGCCGCATCCGATCAGGAACCGGTCTTCATCGAGGTCGGTGAGGGCAATGGCCGCCGCCGAATCGCGGTGCGGGCCCGCGAAGGCTCGGCGCCGGGGCTGTTCTGGCTCGGCGGCTTCAACTCCGACATGCGGGGCACCAAGGCCCTGGCGCTGGATACGTGGGCCGCCGAGCACGGCCGCGCCTGCGTCCGGTTCGACTATTCCGGTCACGGCGAATCCGGCGGCGCCTTCATCGACGGCACCATCGGGCGCTGGCTGGAAGAAAGCGTCGCGGTATTCGAGCAGTTCTGCACAGGCCCCCAGGTCGTGATCGGCTCCTCGATGGGCGGCTGGATGGCGCTGTTGCTGGCGCGCGAGATCGCGAAGCGCCCGTCAAGCCGCGCCTCGCTGGCCGGGCTGGTGCTGATCGCGCCGGCGCCCGATTTCACGGAAGCGCTGATGTGGAACAACTTTCCGACCGAGGTGAAGCAGGAGATCGAAAGCAAGGGCGTGTGGCTGCGGCCGTCGGAATATGGCGAGCCCTATCCGATCGCCCGTGCGCTGATCGAGGAGGGCCGCAATCATCTCCTGCTCGGCGGCGCCATCGACGTCGGCTGCCCGGTTCGCATCCTGCAGGGCGCGCAGGATCCGGACGTGCCGTGGCAGCATGCCTTCGCGCTGGCGCACCGGCTGCCAGCCGACGACGTGGTGCTGACGATGATCCAGGACGGCGATCACCGGCTGTCGCGGCCGCAGGACATCGCGCGGATGCTCGCGGCGGTGGCGGAGATCGGGTAG
- the infC gene encoding translation initiation factor IF-3, translating to MRRPNRAPPAATKDGPRTNDEIRNAQVQLIDQTGLNHGTVETVAAIKMALEAGMDLVEISPNTNPPVCKIMDYGKFKYSAQKKAAEARKKQKIVEIKEIKLRPMIDDHDYDVKMRAMQRFFEEGDKVKITLRYRGREMAHQEIGTKLLDKVKADVAEFAKVEQDARFEGRQVVMVLAPR from the coding sequence ATTCGCCGTCCCAACAGAGCCCCGCCCGCCGCAACCAAAGACGGGCCGCGCACCAATGATGAAATCCGCAATGCACAGGTTCAGCTGATCGACCAGACCGGCCTGAACCACGGCACCGTCGAGACAGTGGCCGCCATCAAGATGGCGCTCGAGGCAGGCATGGACCTCGTCGAGATCTCGCCGAACACCAATCCTCCCGTTTGCAAGATTATGGATTACGGGAAGTTCAAATATTCCGCCCAGAAAAAAGCCGCCGAAGCCCGCAAGAAACAGAAGATCGTCGAGATCAAGGAGATCAAGCTCCGGCCGATGATCGACGACCACGACTACGACGTGAAGATGCGCGCGATGCAGCGGTTCTTCGAGGAAGGCGACAAGGTCAAGATCACCCTGCGCTATCGCGGCCGCGAAATGGCGCACCAGGAAATCGGCACCAAGCTCTTGGACAAGGTCAAGGCCGACGTCGCCGAATTCGCCAAGGTCGAGCAGGACGCGCGCTTCGAGGGACGCCAGGTCGTGATGGTTCTGGCGCCGCGCTGA
- the rpmI gene encoding 50S ribosomal protein L35 gives MPKLKTKSGAKKRFKVTATGKVMHAQRGKRHGMIKRTKKQIRQLRGTRVLFKTDGDNIKKYFLPNA, from the coding sequence ATGCCCAAGCTGAAGACCAAGTCAGGCGCCAAAAAGCGCTTCAAGGTGACTGCCACCGGCAAAGTGATGCACGCCCAGCGCGGCAAGCGCCACGGCATGATCAAGCGGACGAAGAAGCAGATTCGTCAGCTCCGCGGCACCCGCGTGCTGTTCAAGACCGACGGCGACAACATCAAGAAATATTTCTTGCCGAACGCCTGA
- the rplT gene encoding 50S ribosomal protein L20 → MSRVKRGVTSHAKHKKVYKAAKGFYGRRKNTIRAAKAAVEKAGQYAFRDRKRKKRTFRALWIQRLNAAVRPFGMTYSVFINGLSKSGITVDRKVLSDLAINEPAAFQAIAEKAKAALAA, encoded by the coding sequence ATGTCTCGCGTTAAACGCGGTGTGACCTCTCACGCCAAGCACAAGAAAGTCTACAAGGCCGCCAAGGGTTTTTACGGCCGCCGCAAGAACACCATCCGCGCCGCCAAGGCCGCGGTCGAGAAGGCCGGCCAATACGCCTTCCGCGACCGCAAGCGCAAGAAGCGCACCTTTCGCGCGCTGTGGATTCAGCGTCTCAATGCCGCGGTGCGTCCGTTCGGCATGACCTACAGCGTCTTCATCAACGGCCTTTCGAAGTCGGGCATCACGGTGGACCGCAAGGTGTTGTCGGATCTCGCCATCAACGAGCCGGCGGCGTTCCAGGCGATCGCGGAAAAGGCCAAGGCCGCGCTGGCGGCGTAA
- the pheS gene encoding phenylalanine--tRNA ligase subunit alpha — protein MTDLTNLESQILSQIAGAGDEAALEAVRVAALGKKGSISALLSTLGKMSPDERKTRGAAINLAKDTVAQALAARRDILKSAALDARLASETIDVTLPLRDAPAEQGRIHPLSQVMDELTAIFADMGFAVAEGPDIETDDYNFTRLNFPEGHPAREMHDTFFFNPKEDPGSAPGAGGSRMLLRTHTSPVQVRTMLSQKPPIRVICPGRTYRIDSDATHTPQFHQVEGLVIDKGSHLGHLKWILHEFCRAFFEVDHINMRFRPSFFPFTEPSLEVDIQCRRDKGEIRFGEGEDWLEILGCGMVHPNVLRACGIDPDVYQGFAWGMGIDRIAMLKYGMSDLRQLFESDVRWLSHYGFKPLDVPTLAGGLSS, from the coding sequence ATGACCGACCTCACTAATCTCGAATCCCAAATCCTCAGCCAGATCGCCGGCGCCGGCGACGAAGCAGCCCTCGAGGCCGTACGTGTCGCCGCGCTCGGCAAGAAGGGCTCGATCTCGGCGCTGCTGTCGACGCTCGGCAAGATGTCGCCGGACGAACGCAAGACGCGAGGTGCTGCGATCAACCTCGCCAAGGACACCGTCGCGCAGGCGCTCGCGGCGCGGCGCGACATTCTGAAATCCGCCGCGCTCGACGCGCGGCTGGCCTCCGAAACCATCGACGTCACGCTGCCGTTGCGCGACGCGCCGGCCGAACAAGGCCGGATTCATCCGCTCAGCCAGGTGATGGATGAACTGACCGCGATCTTCGCCGACATGGGTTTTGCCGTTGCCGAAGGCCCGGATATCGAGACCGACGACTACAATTTCACAAGACTGAACTTCCCCGAAGGCCATCCGGCGCGGGAAATGCACGACACCTTCTTCTTCAATCCGAAGGAAGACCCCGGGTCGGCGCCCGGGGCAGGCGGCTCGCGCATGCTGTTGCGCACCCACACCTCGCCGGTGCAGGTGCGCACCATGCTGAGCCAGAAGCCGCCGATCCGCGTGATCTGTCCGGGCCGCACCTATCGCATCGACTCCGACGCCACCCACACGCCGCAGTTCCACCAGGTCGAGGGCCTCGTCATCGACAAGGGTTCGCATCTCGGTCACCTTAAATGGATCCTGCACGAATTCTGCCGGGCGTTCTTCGAGGTCGATCACATCAACATGCGATTCCGGCCCTCGTTCTTTCCCTTCACCGAACCGTCGCTGGAAGTCGATATCCAGTGCCGCCGCGACAAGGGCGAGATCCGCTTCGGCGAGGGCGAGGACTGGCTGGAGATTTTGGGCTGCGGCATGGTGCATCCCAACGTGCTGCGCGCCTGCGGCATCGATCCCGACGTCTATCAGGGCTTTGCCTGGGGCATGGGCATCGACCGCATCGCGATGCTGAAATACGGCATGTCCGACCTCAGGCAATTGTTCGAGAGCGACGTGCGCTGGCTCTCTCACTACGGCTTCAAGCCGCTCGATGTCCCGACCCTGGCGGGAGGATTGAGTTCGTGA